In one window of Syngnathus typhle isolate RoL2023-S1 ecotype Sweden linkage group LG7, RoL_Styp_1.0, whole genome shotgun sequence DNA:
- the LOC133156928 gene encoding uncharacterized protein LOC133156928 isoform X1, translated as MPLANSPDVNPLAFVRLELVDTGSSGCFAREPKMSSPDSDANSRRRKRPAEDPQDPPPEQEDDQTTVKGSQYHSVATHQPASPAQCARKYPSAHSHPSHQPHDDSWEEIQSLRTIRAENEVEANKLVNNYRFGFRKWKSHVTERPFEERSEVVKELYSELNVIKPHTGPGHLITCGNVLYVFLFGWWLSLMYLLVGLVMFLTVMGAPYGHLCWKLSCYFLWPFGKLVHQIGHPGRREQMSDCECTVDWMEDDSPVLLPSPAESPVPEEATERPAHSGYWCRFSTYVWLLLGYPPLVILHSLICLLSWILVFTIPVAKMNARAFVVILLLPPEDVCVSASLQSKREGSKSRTLLCCYHAANWYYYKYTVDGINVFAVNLLPLVIIALIIGYVDRENQYTSSDVKFAIATVSIIPLSYYIGMGIASISAQSNFAVGAVVNATFGSITELTFYITALVRGHRAANPCLQEVVKAALTGTLLGCILFIPGICMIIGGLRHREQRFNSRCTGVSSALLFISVGGVFAPTMFSKAYGNFVCDSCTNSTSSNTTSNISGPFICRNCHYDVNNGTLFHHHVQPLVYTVSALLPVAYIIGLIFTLKTHSHIYEIHVGDRQGRIIFPPMMLIDANCHGLLEPESGHQQHGGPVVHWSRWRSLLILILATVFTSACADLATEHIQPILNQPTISQYFIGVTILAMVPEIPEIVNGIQFALQNNISLSLEVGSCIAVQVCMLQIPILVLFNTFYDVGFVLLFSDLHLWTSIFSVILVNYIFMDGKSDYFQGTALVVVYLILLALYYFAPSPAGC; from the exons ATGCCACTCGCTAACTCCCCGGACGTCAATCCGCTTGCCTTCGTACGACTGGAGCTGGTCGACACGGGATCCTCCGGTTGCTTTGCACGGGAGCCCAAGATGTCTTCGCCGGATTCGGACGCGAATAGTCGCAGGAGGAAGAGGCCGGCTGAAGACCCTCAAG ATCCTCCACCGGAACAAGAAGATGACCAGACAACTGTCAAAGGTTCACAATATCACTCAGTGGCCACACACCAACCCGCATCTCCTGCCCAGTGCGCAAGAAAATACCCGTCAGCACATTCTC ATCCAAGCCATCAGCCCCATGATGACAGCTGGGAGGAGATTCAAAGCTTAAGAACCATCAGAGCCGAGAACGAAGTAGAAGCCAACAAGCTGGTCAACAACTACAGA TTTGGCTTTCGAAAATGGAAGAGCCACGTGACCGAGCGTCCCTTTGAAGAGCGATCTGAAGTGGTGAAAGAGCTCTACTCAGAACTCAACGTCATCAAGCCACATACTGGTCCAG GCCATCTCATCACATGTGGAAATGTGCTGTATGTGTTTCTATTTGGTTGGTGGCTTTCCCTGATGTACCTGCTGGTGGGCTTAGTGATGTTCCTCACCGTCATGGGTGCACCCTATG GACATCTCTGCTGGAAGCTGTCCTGTTACTTCTTGTGGCCATTTGGAAAGTTAGTTCACcag ATTGGCCATCCAGGCAGACGTGAGCAAATGTCTGATTGCGAGTGCaccgtggactggatggagGACGACTCGCCTGTGCTGCTGCCGTCACCTGCCGAGAGTCCCGTGCCAGAGGAAGCAACCGAGCGACCGGCGCATTCTGGCTACTGG TGTCGTTTCTCCACGTATGTGTGGTTGTTACTGGGGTATCCTCCGCTGGTGATTCTCCACTCTCTGATTTGCCTCCTCTCCTGGATCTTGGTCTTCACCATTCCTGTTGCCAAGATGAACGCGCGCGCTTTTGTCGTCATCCTTCTCTTGCCTCcggaggatgtgtgtgtgtcagccagTTTGCAGAGCAAG CGTGAAGGTTCCAAAAGCCGGACGCTGCTGTGTTGCTACCATGCAGCAAACTGGTACTACTACAAGTATACTGTTGATGGCATCAATGTTTTTGCTGTCA ACCTCCTCCCTCTTGTCATAATCGCTTTGATAATCGGCTACGTCGACCGAGAAAACCAGTACACCAGCTCCGACGTCAAGTTCGCCATAGCAACCGTCTCCATCATACCATTGTCGTACTACATCGGCATGGGCATCGCCAG CATCTCGGCCCAGAGTAACTTCGCCGTGGGCGCCGTCGTCAACGCCACCTTCGGCTCCATCACCGAGTTGACTTTTTACATTACGGCTTTGGTGAGAGGTCACCGGGCAGCCAACCCGTGCCTGCAGGAGGTCGTGAAGGCGGCGCTGACCGGCACGCTTCTCGGTTGCATCCTCTTCATCCCC GGTATCTGCATGATCATCGGCGGGTTGAGACATCGCGAGCAGAGATTTAACAGCCGCTGCACAGGAgtcagctctgcactgctcttCATTTCCGTTGGAG GCGTCTTCGCCCCGACAATGTTCTCCAAGGCTTATGGGAACTTTGTGTGCGACTCGTGCACCAATTCCACGTCAAGCAACACCACGAGCAACATCAGCGGCCCGTTCATCTGCCGCAACTGTCACTATGATGTG AACAACGGGACACTGTTTCATCACCATGTTCA gccCCTGGTGTACACCGTGTCGGCCCTCTTGCCCGTGGCTTACATCATCGGATTAATATTCACGCTCAAGACACACTCCCACATCTACGAGATCCACGTTGGAGACAGACAGGGTAGGATTATATTCCCCCCTATGATGCTAATTGATGCTAATTGTCACGGTCTTTTGGAACCAGAAAGCGGTCACCAGCAGCATGGCGGTCCGGTAGTTCACTGGTCCCGATGGAGGTCTCTACTCATCCTCATCTTGGCCACCGTGTTCACGTCGGCTTGCGCCGACCTGGCCACGGAACATATCCAGCCCATCCTTAATCAGCCTACAATCTCCCAG TATTTTATCGGGGTAACAATTCTCGCCATGGTTCCCGAGATCCCTGAGATCGTCAACGGTATCCagtttgcacttcaaaataataTAAGTCTCAG tTTAGAGGTAGGAAGTTGCATCGCTGTGCAGGTCTGCATGCTTCAGATTCCGATCCTCGTCTTGTTCAATACCTTTTAC GATGTGGGCTTTGTGCTCTTGTTCAGCGACTTGCACCTCTGGACCAGTATCTTCAGCGTGATTCTGGTTAACTACATCTTCATGGATGGCAAGTCGGATTATTTTCAAG GTACAGCTCTGGTAGTTGTCTATCTGATCCTATTGGCTCTCTATTACTTTGCTCCATCACCAGCAGGCTGCTGA
- the LOC133156732 gene encoding LOW QUALITY PROTEIN: zona pellucida sperm-binding protein 4-like (The sequence of the model RefSeq protein was modified relative to this genomic sequence to represent the inferred CDS: inserted 1 base in 1 codon) translates to LSNLTLIPRLVMCQESXRIPCGISDISPYGCEAISCCYDGRDCYYGKSVTIQCTKDAQFILVVARDATLPSLDIGSISMLGDGPECSQIDSNSAFSIYQFPVSACGTIVAEVAGKIIYENRMTSSYEVGVGPRGAITRDSSFDLLIQCRYTSTSLVESMIAEMLPLRSSPFSVAALGPINVRLKLGNGHCFTQDCNEEDVAYNSFYSDFDYPVNKILRENVYVEVQLMDRTDPNLVLNLGRCWTTTTAYPHSDPQWDIIVNGCPNVDDRYIATPLPVLPGDGVKFPGHHRRFIFRMLTFVDHNSLQPRSEQVYIHCSTSVCNRASGQSCEPRCYRTKRDVSSVSQMKEETRTVVSAGPLIMVKPWRGHRRYGNLLQPFGKNALSRY, encoded by the exons ctttccaaCCTGACCCTAATCCCCAGACTTGTGATGTGCCAGGAGT TAAGAATTCCATGTGGCATCTCTGATATCTCCCCCTATGGGTGTGAAGCCATTAGCTGCTGCTACGATGGGCGGGATTGTTACTATGGGAAAAGTG TGACCATCCAGTGCACCAAAGATGCTCAGTTCATTTTGGTAGTGGCCAGAGACGCCACTCTACCCAGTCTAGACATTGGGTCGATTTCAATGTTGGGAGATGGTCCTGAATGCTCACAGATTGACTCCAATTCTGCTTTTTCCATCTACCAGTTTCCAGTGAGTGCCTGCGGTACCATCGTTGCG GAGGTGGCTGGTAAAATCATCTATGAGAATAGGATGACCTCCTCTTATGAAGTTGGAGTGGGGCCACGAGGTGCCATAACCAGGGACAGCAGCTTTGA tttactCATCCAGTGTAGATACACCAGCACCAGTTTGGTGGAGAGTATGATTGCAGAAATGCTACCATTGCGGAGTTCTCCTTTCTCAGTCGCTGCTTTGGGTCCCATCAACGTGCGGCTGAAGTTGGGTAATGGACATTGTTTCACGCAGGATTGTAATGAAG AGGATGTGGCCTACAACTCTTTCTATTCGGACTTCGACTACCCTGTGAACAAAATCTTGAGGGAGAACGTGTATGTGGAGGTTCAGCTTATGGACAGGACTGATCCCAATCTTGTCCTGAACCTTGGGCGCTGTTGGACCACCACCACTGCCTATCCGCATAGCGATCCTCAGTGGGACATCATTGTCAACGG GTGTCCAAACGTTGACGATCGCTACATAGCTACCCCGCTTCCTGTCTTGCCTGGCGATGGTGTGAAGTTCCCGGGTCACCACAGGCGCTTTATATTCAGAATGTTAACCTTTGTTGACCACAACTCACTACAACCCCGGAGTGAACAG GTGTACATTCACTGTAGCACATCTGTATGTAACAGGGCTTCTGGCCAATCCTGTGAGCCTCGATGTTACAGGACGA AGAGAGATGTGTCATCTGTGAGCCAGATGAAGGAGGAAACAAGGACTGTGGTTTCTGCTGGACCTCTGATTATGGTCAAACCCTGGAGAGGACATAGAAGATATGGCAATTTGCTACAACCTTTTGGAAAAAATGCATTGTCTCGCTATTAG
- the LOC133156678 gene encoding zona pellucida sperm-binding protein 4-like translates to MCYFGKMVTVQCTKDGQFIVVVSRHATLPNIDLETISMLGEGPGCTSTDSNSAFAIYQFPVTTCGTIVAEEPGQIIYENRMTSSYEVAMGPMGAITRDSSYDLLFQCRYTTTSIETTSSIVTTIVEVLQLELPPISVSAMGPINVHLRLGKAKCIVKGCNEEDVAYNSYYMESDYPVTRILRDPVYVEVHLMDRTDPNIVLNLGRCWTTTNPNPHSMPQWDLIIDGCPNRDDRYRSTLIPVGSHSGVDFPNHYRRFVFQMFTFVDPNSLEPQKEQVYIHCSTSICNAASGFPCEPHCFNRKRRNVNNEGEKLTQSRIVVSAGPVQVVGPKE, encoded by the exons ATGTGCTACTTTGGGAAGATGG TGACTGTCCAATGCACCAAGGATGGTCAGTTCATTGTGGTCGTGTCCAGACATGCCACTTTACCCAACATCGACCTTGAAACCATCTCAATGTTGGGAGAAGGTCCTGGCTGCACCAGTACGGACTCAAATTCTGCCTTTGCCATCTACCAGTTTCCCGTGACCACTTGTGGCACTATTGTGGCT GAGGAGCCTGGTCAGATAATCTATGAGAATAGGATGACCTCATCATATGAAGTGGCAATGGGACCTATGGGTGCCATAACCAGGGACAGTAGCTATGA TTTACTCTTCCAGTGTCGATACACTACTACGTCAATCGAGACTACTTCCTCTATTGTAACTACGATTGTGGAAGTTCTACAATTAGAGCTGCCTCCTATATCAGTGTCTGCTATGGGTCCCATCAACGTGCATCTGAGGTTGGGTAAAGCTAAATGCATCGTGAAGGGTTGTAATGAAG AGGACGTGGCCTACAACTCGTACTATATGGAGTCGGACTATCCTGTGACCAGAATCTTGAGGGATCCTGTGTATGTGGAGGTTCATCTCATGGATAGGACTGACCCCAACATTGTCCTTAACCTTGGGCGCTGTTGGACCACCACTAATCCAAATCCTCACAGCATGCCTCAGTGGGACCTTATCATCGATGG GTGTCCTAACAGGGACGATCGCTACAGGTCTACTCTGATTCCAGTTGGTTCGCACTCTGGCGTGGACTTCCCAAACCATTACAGGCgttttgttttccaaatgtTTACCTTTGTGGACCCCAACTCACTAGAGCCACAAAAGGAACAG GTGTACATTCACTGCAGTACATCGATCTGCAACGCTGCATCTGGCTTCCCCTGTGAGCCACATTGCTTCAATCGAAAAA GGAGAAACGTGAACAATGAGGGCGAGAAGTTGACACAATCAAGGATTGTGGTCTCCGCTGGACCTGTGCAGGTGGTCGGCCCTAAAGAGTAA
- the LOC133156929 gene encoding uncharacterized protein LOC133156929, producing the protein MFQMPRSLNYQTSEPQSELPRGFYDPNFPQISQPQPPGKQILVPFRPGVRDPNFESCDVPTVQRIPCGGFGITATSCETMSCCFDGRNCYYPKYQITKPQPPEKEEPFPVKTGVRDPNFESCDVPTVQRIPCGGFGITATSCETMSCCFDGRNCYYPKYHITKPQPPEKEEPFPVKPGVRDPNFESCDVPTVQRIPCGGFGITATSCETMSCCFDGRNCYYPKYQITKPQPPEKEEPFPVKPGVRDPNFETCDVPTVQRIPCGGFGITATSCETMSCCFDGRNCYYPKYQITKPQPPEKEEPFPVKPGVRDPNFESCDVPTVQRIPCGGFGITATSCETMSCCFDGRNCYHPKYQITKPQPPEKEEPFPVKPGVRDPTFESCDVPTVQRIPCGGFGITATSCETMNCCFDGLNCYYPKYQITKPQPPEKEEPFPVKPGVRDPNFESCDVPTVQRIPCGGFGITATSCETMSCCFDGRNCYYPKYQITKPQPPEKEEPFPVKPGVRDPNFETCDVPTVQRIPCGGFGITATSCETMSCCFDGRNCYYPKYQITKPQPPEKEEPFPVKPGVRDPNFESCDVPTVQRIPCAGFGITATSCETMSCCFDGRNCYYPKYLITKPQPPEKGTPFPVRPGVRDPNFESCDVPTVQRIPCGGFGITATSCKTLSCCFDGRNCYYPKYHTINPKII; encoded by the coding sequence ATGTTCCAAATGCCTAGGAGCCTAAATTATCAAACTTCAGAACCACAAAGCGAGCTACCTCGTGGATTTTATGATCCAAATTTTCCGCAGATATCTCAGCCACAGCCTCCTGGAAAACAGATACTAGTCCCTTTCAGACCTGGTGTGAGAGACCCAAACTTTGAGAGCTGTGACGTGCCAACAGTCCAAAGAATCCCATGTGGAGGATTTGGTATTACTGCCACTTCTTGTGAAACCATGAGCTGCTGCTTCGATGGCCGCAATTGTTACTACCCAAAGTACCAGATTACAAAGCCACAGCCTCCTGAAAAAGAGGAGCCATTCCCTGTCAAAACTGGTGTGAGAGACCCTAACTTCGAGAGCTGTGACGTGCCAACAGTCCAAAGAATCCCATGTGGAGGCTTTGGTATCACTGCCACTTCTTGTGAAACCATGAGCTGCTGCTTCGATGGCCGCAATTGTTACTACCCAAAATACCATATTACAAAGCCACAGCCTCCTGAAAAAGAGGAACCATTCCCTGTCAAACCTGGTGTGAGAGACCCTAACTTCGAGAGCTGTGACGTGCCAACAGTCCAAAGAATCCCATGTGGAGGCTTTGGTATTACTGCCACTTCTTGTGAAACCATGAGCTGCTGCTTCGATGGCCGCAATTGTTACTACCCAAAGTACCAGATTACAAAGCCACAGCCTCCTGAAAAAGAGGAACCATTCCCTGTCAAACCTGGTGTGAGAGACCCTAACTTTGAGACCTGTGACGTGCCAACAGTCCAAAGAATCCCATGTGGAGGCTTTGGTATTACTGCCACTTCTTGTGAAACCATGAGCTGCTGCTTCGATGGCCGCAATTGTTACTACCCAAAGTACCAGATTACAAAGCCACAGCCTCCTGAAAAAGAGGAACCATTCCCTGTCAAACCTGGTGTGAGAGACCCTAACTTCGAGAGCTGTGACGTGCCAACAGTCCAAAGAATCCCATGTGGAGGCTTTGGTATTACTGCCACTTCTTGTGAAACCATGAGTTGCTGCTTCGATGGCCGCAATTGTTACCACCCAAAGTACCAGATTACAAAGCCACAGCCTCCTGAAAAAGAGGAACCATTCCCTGTCAAACCTGGTGTGAGAGACCCTACCTTCGAGAGCTGTGACGTGCCAACAGTCCAAAGAATCCCATGTGGAGGCTTTGGTATTACTGCCACTTCTTGTGAAACCATGAACTGCTGCTTCGATGGCCTCAATTGTTACTACCCAAAGTACCAGATTACAAAGCCACAGCCTCCTGAAAAAGAGGAACCATTCCCTGTCAAACCTGGTGTGAGAGACCCTAACTTCGAGAGCTGTGACGTGCCAACAGTCCAAAGAATCCCATGTGGAGGCTTTGGTATTACTGCCACTTCTTGTGAAACCATGAGCTGCTGCTTTGATGGCCGCAATTGTTACTACCCAAAGTACCAGATTACAAAGCCACAGCCTCCTGAAAAAGAGGAACCATTCCCTGTCAAACCTGGTGTGAGAGACCCTAACTTCGAGACCTGTGACGTGCCAACAGTCCAAAGAATCCCATGTGGAGGCTTTGGTATTACTGCCACTTCTTGTGAAACCATGAGCTGCTGCTTCGATGGCCGCAATTGTTACTACCCAAAGTACCAGATTACAAAGCCACAGCCTCCTGAAAAAGAGGAACCATTCCCTGTCAAACCCGGTGTGAGAGACCCTAACTTCGAGAGCTGTGACGTGCCAACAGTCCAAAGAATCCCATGTGCAGGCTTTGGTATTACTGCCACTTCTTGTGAAACCATGAGCTGCTGCTTTGATGGCCGCAATTGTTACTACCCAAAGTACCTTATTACAAAGCCACAGCCTCCAGAAAAAGGGACACCATTCCCTGTCAGACCTGGTGTGAGAGACCCTAACTTTGAGAGCTGTGACGTGCCAACAGTCCAAAGAATCCCATGTGGAGGCTTTGGTATTACTGCCACTTCTTGTAAAACCCTGAGCTGCTGCTTCGATGGCCGCAATTGCTACTACCCAAAGTACCATACTATAAATCCAAAGATCATc
- the LOC133156928 gene encoding uncharacterized protein LOC133156928 isoform X2, which produces MPLANSPDVNPLAFVRLELVDTGSSGCFAREPKMSSPDSDANSRRRKRPAEDPQDPPPEQEDDQTTVKGSQYHSVATHQPASPAQCARKYPSAHSHPSHQPHDDSWEEIQSLRTIRAENEVEANKLVNNYRFGFRKWKSHVTERPFEERSEVVKELYSELNVIKPHTGPGHLITCGNVLYVFLFGWWLSLMYLLVGLVMFLTVMGAPYGHLCWKLSCYFLWPFGKLVHQIGHPGRREQMSDCECTVDWMEDDSPVLLPSPAESPVPEEATERPAHSGYWCRFSTYVWLLLGYPPLVILHSLICLLSWILVFTIPVAKMNARAFVVILLLPPEDVCVSASLQSKREGSKSRTLLCCYHAANWYYYKYTVDGINVFAVNLLPLVIIALIIGYVDRENQYTSSDVKFAIATVSIIPLSYYIGMGIASISAQSNFAVGAVVNATFGSITELTFYITALVRGHRAANPCLQEVVKAALTGTLLGCILFIPGICMIIGGLRHREQRFNSRCTGVSSALLFISVGGVFAPTMFSKAYGNFVCDSCTNSTSSNTTSNISGPFICRNCHYDVNNGTLFHHHVQPLVYTVSALLPVAYIIGLIFTLKTHSHIYEIHVGDRQESGHQQHGGPVVHWSRWRSLLILILATVFTSACADLATEHIQPILNQPTISQYFIGVTILAMVPEIPEIVNGIQFALQNNISLSLEVGSCIAVQVCMLQIPILVLFNTFYDVGFVLLFSDLHLWTSIFSVILVNYIFMDGKSDYFQGTALVVVYLILLALYYFAPSPAGC; this is translated from the exons ATGCCACTCGCTAACTCCCCGGACGTCAATCCGCTTGCCTTCGTACGACTGGAGCTGGTCGACACGGGATCCTCCGGTTGCTTTGCACGGGAGCCCAAGATGTCTTCGCCGGATTCGGACGCGAATAGTCGCAGGAGGAAGAGGCCGGCTGAAGACCCTCAAG ATCCTCCACCGGAACAAGAAGATGACCAGACAACTGTCAAAGGTTCACAATATCACTCAGTGGCCACACACCAACCCGCATCTCCTGCCCAGTGCGCAAGAAAATACCCGTCAGCACATTCTC ATCCAAGCCATCAGCCCCATGATGACAGCTGGGAGGAGATTCAAAGCTTAAGAACCATCAGAGCCGAGAACGAAGTAGAAGCCAACAAGCTGGTCAACAACTACAGA TTTGGCTTTCGAAAATGGAAGAGCCACGTGACCGAGCGTCCCTTTGAAGAGCGATCTGAAGTGGTGAAAGAGCTCTACTCAGAACTCAACGTCATCAAGCCACATACTGGTCCAG GCCATCTCATCACATGTGGAAATGTGCTGTATGTGTTTCTATTTGGTTGGTGGCTTTCCCTGATGTACCTGCTGGTGGGCTTAGTGATGTTCCTCACCGTCATGGGTGCACCCTATG GACATCTCTGCTGGAAGCTGTCCTGTTACTTCTTGTGGCCATTTGGAAAGTTAGTTCACcag ATTGGCCATCCAGGCAGACGTGAGCAAATGTCTGATTGCGAGTGCaccgtggactggatggagGACGACTCGCCTGTGCTGCTGCCGTCACCTGCCGAGAGTCCCGTGCCAGAGGAAGCAACCGAGCGACCGGCGCATTCTGGCTACTGG TGTCGTTTCTCCACGTATGTGTGGTTGTTACTGGGGTATCCTCCGCTGGTGATTCTCCACTCTCTGATTTGCCTCCTCTCCTGGATCTTGGTCTTCACCATTCCTGTTGCCAAGATGAACGCGCGCGCTTTTGTCGTCATCCTTCTCTTGCCTCcggaggatgtgtgtgtgtcagccagTTTGCAGAGCAAG CGTGAAGGTTCCAAAAGCCGGACGCTGCTGTGTTGCTACCATGCAGCAAACTGGTACTACTACAAGTATACTGTTGATGGCATCAATGTTTTTGCTGTCA ACCTCCTCCCTCTTGTCATAATCGCTTTGATAATCGGCTACGTCGACCGAGAAAACCAGTACACCAGCTCCGACGTCAAGTTCGCCATAGCAACCGTCTCCATCATACCATTGTCGTACTACATCGGCATGGGCATCGCCAG CATCTCGGCCCAGAGTAACTTCGCCGTGGGCGCCGTCGTCAACGCCACCTTCGGCTCCATCACCGAGTTGACTTTTTACATTACGGCTTTGGTGAGAGGTCACCGGGCAGCCAACCCGTGCCTGCAGGAGGTCGTGAAGGCGGCGCTGACCGGCACGCTTCTCGGTTGCATCCTCTTCATCCCC GGTATCTGCATGATCATCGGCGGGTTGAGACATCGCGAGCAGAGATTTAACAGCCGCTGCACAGGAgtcagctctgcactgctcttCATTTCCGTTGGAG GCGTCTTCGCCCCGACAATGTTCTCCAAGGCTTATGGGAACTTTGTGTGCGACTCGTGCACCAATTCCACGTCAAGCAACACCACGAGCAACATCAGCGGCCCGTTCATCTGCCGCAACTGTCACTATGATGTG AACAACGGGACACTGTTTCATCACCATGTTCA gccCCTGGTGTACACCGTGTCGGCCCTCTTGCCCGTGGCTTACATCATCGGATTAATATTCACGCTCAAGACACACTCCCACATCTACGAGATCCACGTTGGAGACAGACAGG AAAGCGGTCACCAGCAGCATGGCGGTCCGGTAGTTCACTGGTCCCGATGGAGGTCTCTACTCATCCTCATCTTGGCCACCGTGTTCACGTCGGCTTGCGCCGACCTGGCCACGGAACATATCCAGCCCATCCTTAATCAGCCTACAATCTCCCAG TATTTTATCGGGGTAACAATTCTCGCCATGGTTCCCGAGATCCCTGAGATCGTCAACGGTATCCagtttgcacttcaaaataataTAAGTCTCAG tTTAGAGGTAGGAAGTTGCATCGCTGTGCAGGTCTGCATGCTTCAGATTCCGATCCTCGTCTTGTTCAATACCTTTTAC GATGTGGGCTTTGTGCTCTTGTTCAGCGACTTGCACCTCTGGACCAGTATCTTCAGCGTGATTCTGGTTAACTACATCTTCATGGATGGCAAGTCGGATTATTTTCAAG GTACAGCTCTGGTAGTTGTCTATCTGATCCTATTGGCTCTCTATTACTTTGCTCCATCACCAGCAGGCTGCTGA
- the tmem263 gene encoding transmembrane protein 263: MSEAEQVLEGAPANLNESGDSDPLKEHPPTQTGILGRVAGGMYGATKGALGATVGTLSWIGGKSLDLTKTAASTVAAAPAAGVGFVKGGVSAVAGGVTAVGSAVVSKVPIGGGKKKDKSD, translated from the exons ATGAGTGAAGCCGAGCAGGTGCTTGAGGGCGCACCTGCTAACCTCAATGAGTCAGGAGATTCAG ACCCCCTCAAAGAACACCCACCGACTCAGACGGGCATTCTGGGCAGGGTGGCGGGGGGCATGTATGGCGCCACCAAGGGGGCTTTAGGAGCTACCGTGGGCACCTTGTCCTGGATAGGAGGGAAAAGCCTGGATCTCACCAAGACGGCCGCCAGCACGGTGGCCGCCGCGCCTGCCGCCGGCGTGGGCTTCGTCAAAGGAGGAGTGTCCGCCGTCGCCGGCGGCGTGACGGCCGTCGGTTCTGCCGTGGTCAGCAAAGTTCCAATCGGAGGAGGCAAAAAGAAGGACAAGTCCGACTGA